One Novipirellula artificiosorum genomic window carries:
- a CDS encoding sodium ion-translocating decarboxylase subunit beta yields the protein MRPFPILIVLCCSAVVHAAGSAPTPPDVPSEMLDPSAGYRIVYLPGDYEVACELLHELNATAALPCRVPSLREPNLRDLGREQQADPSEGWQPVLDAFETETPVAFEFPLFTDRVESRGKMRPSGVLVLLVPESLRDCAEEVQYRLDSLYLSRGYSSVPRPKQVADNDSLVTMLSVGLGKLWNSSGVAQIGWDFGNYLMIGVALLLFYLGIAKGFEPLLLVPIAMGCVFVNSVGANMTAPPSPVGNDGGLLYYFFFYGITTGIFPLLIFLGVGALTDFGPLLANPWSALLGAAAQFGIFGTFLVAASVGLFTLQEAGAIAIIGGADGPTSIYVASKLAPDLLGAIAVAAYSYMALVPIIQPPIMKWLTNDAERKIMMEQRRPVSQKAKILFPIAVFLLCLLALPDALPLIGMLMFGNLLRESGVTERLSKTAQNELINLVTIALGLAVGTKLSADAFLNPRTLMIVVLGCAAFMVGTAAGVLMAKLMNKLSGGRINPLIGSAGVSAVPMAARVSQIVGSQYNRQNMLLMHAMGPNVAGVIGSAVAAGILISLLG from the coding sequence ATGCGTCCGTTTCCAATCCTGATCGTCTTGTGCTGCTCGGCCGTTGTGCATGCAGCCGGTTCCGCGCCGACACCGCCTGACGTGCCCAGCGAAATGCTAGATCCCAGCGCCGGCTACCGCATCGTCTACCTGCCGGGTGACTATGAAGTGGCGTGTGAGTTGCTCCATGAGCTCAATGCAACGGCAGCTTTGCCATGTCGTGTTCCCAGCCTTCGTGAGCCAAACCTTCGTGACCTGGGACGAGAGCAACAAGCGGATCCGAGTGAGGGTTGGCAACCTGTACTTGATGCTTTTGAAACCGAGACCCCTGTCGCGTTTGAGTTTCCGCTATTCACGGATCGGGTCGAGAGCCGAGGAAAGATGAGACCGAGCGGGGTCCTTGTGTTGCTGGTGCCGGAATCGCTCCGCGATTGCGCAGAGGAGGTCCAATATCGTCTCGATTCGCTTTACCTTTCCCGCGGTTATTCGTCGGTACCACGGCCGAAGCAAGTTGCCGACAACGACAGCTTGGTGACGATGCTGAGCGTCGGATTGGGGAAGCTTTGGAACTCAAGCGGCGTGGCCCAGATTGGTTGGGATTTTGGAAACTACTTGATGATCGGCGTCGCTTTGCTACTGTTCTACTTAGGGATTGCGAAAGGCTTCGAGCCGTTGCTCTTAGTTCCGATTGCGATGGGGTGTGTCTTTGTTAATTCGGTTGGCGCTAACATGACGGCGCCACCAAGTCCGGTCGGCAATGACGGTGGGTTGCTTTATTACTTCTTCTTTTATGGCATCACGACCGGGATTTTCCCGCTGTTGATCTTTTTGGGAGTCGGTGCGCTTACCGACTTTGGCCCGTTGCTGGCCAATCCTTGGAGTGCGTTGCTAGGAGCCGCTGCCCAGTTCGGTATTTTTGGTACCTTCTTGGTCGCCGCATCGGTCGGGTTGTTTACGCTTCAAGAAGCCGGTGCGATCGCGATTATCGGCGGTGCCGACGGTCCCACGTCAATCTACGTAGCAAGCAAACTCGCGCCCGATTTATTGGGAGCGATCGCCGTGGCAGCCTATAGCTACATGGCTTTGGTCCCAATCATTCAACCACCGATTATGAAGTGGTTAACCAATGACGCCGAACGAAAGATCATGATGGAACAGCGGCGCCCAGTCAGTCAAAAGGCCAAGATCTTGTTTCCGATCGCCGTCTTCCTACTTTGCCTGTTGGCACTGCCCGACGCGCTCCCCTTAATCGGCATGCTGATGTTCGGTAACCTGCTCCGCGAAAGTGGTGTAACCGAACGTTTGTCCAAGACGGCACAGAACGAATTGATCAACCTTGTCACCATCGCGCTTGGTTTGGCGGTTGGCACAAAGCTATCTGCCGATGCGTTCCTGAATCCGCGTACGTTGATGATTGTTGTGCTTGGCTGTGCCGCGTTTATGGTCGGGACGGCTGCCGGAGTGCTGATGGCAAAGCTGATGAACAAGCTCTCCGGCGGTCGAATCAATCCATTGATTGGCTCGGCCGGTGTTTCCGCAGTTCCGATGGCAGCGCGCGTGTCGCAAATTGTGGGTTCACAATACAAT